In a single window of the Candidatus Methylomirabilis tolerans genome:
- a CDS encoding glycosyltransferase — translation MRIAVNTLPLVSIITPSLGQGRFIRQTIESVISQDYPRLEYLVMDGGSTDDTLDILRSYGTRLIWRSAPDLG, via the coding sequence TTGCGTATCGCCGTGAACACGCTGCCGCTGGTCTCGATCATCACGCCCTCCCTCGGTCAGGGACGATTTATCAGGCAGACCATCGAGAGCGTGATCTCGCAGGACTATCCCAGATTGGAATACCTCGTCATGGACGGGGGCTCCACCGACGACACCCTTGATATCCTGCGCAGCTATGGCACACGACTGATCTGGAGATCGGCGCCCGACCTGGGCTAG